A region of the Actinomycetota bacterium genome:
TACGGCGACGAGCCGGAGCGCGAGCTCGAGGCGATGCGCCACGCCCTCAAGCGGCTCATGCTCGCGATGGAGGGGACGAGCGGGCACAGCCTCGTCGACCACTTCTACGCCGAGGCGCTCTCGGGCCTGTCCGACCGGATGCGCTCCACCGCGGCGCGCATGGACCTGAGGGTGGTCTAGCGTGGCGGTCGTGGTCGCCAAGTTCGGGGGGACCTCGGTGGGCTCGCCCGAGCGCATCGCAGCCGTCGCACGCAGGCTCGTCGCGCGCCGCGCTGCGGGCGACGACGTGGTCGCGGTCGTGTCGGCCATGGGCGATGTCACCGACGAGCTCGTCGAGCTCGCCGCGCAGATCACGCCGGACCCGCCCGACCGCGAGATGGACATGCTGCTCGCGACGGGCGAGCAGGTGTCGATCGCACTGCTCGCGATGGCGATCCACGCGCAAGGGGCCGAGGCGATCTCGTTCACGGGACCACAGGTCGGCATCATCACCGACACCGGGCACACGAAGGCCAAGATCCGCGAGGTCCGCGCCGACTGCGTGCGCGATGAGCTCGACGCAGGCCGCATCGTGATCGTCGCCGGCTTCCAGGGCATGACCGCCGACGGGCACATCACCACGCTCGGCCGCGGCGGGTCGGACACGACCGCGGTCGCGGTGGCCGCCGGCATCGGCGCCGACGTCTGCGAGATCTTCACGGACGTGGACGGCGTGTTCACCGCGGACCCGCGCATCGTGCCGGCCGCGCGCAAGATCGACACGATCAGCTACGAGGAGATGCTCGAGCTCGCAGCATCGGGCGCCGGCGTGCTCAACCTGCGCGCGGTGGAGTTCGCGCGCAACCACGGCGTGGTGGTGCACTGCCGCTCGTCCTTCAACGAGCAGCCCGGAACCATCGTCAAGGAGGCCGACGAGACCATGGAACAGGCCGTCATCTCAGGCGTCGCCCACGACACCTCGGAGGCCAAGGTGACCATCCGAGACGTCCCGGACCGCCCCGGTGTGGCGGCCGACGTCTTCGAGCGGATGGCCGAGGCGAACGTGAACGTCGACATGATCATCCAGAACGTGTCCGAGCAGGGCACGACGGACATCTCGTTCACCGTGCCCAAGACCGACCTCGCCCGGGCGAAGCGTGCCGCGGAACTCGCGGTCGGCGATCTCGGAGCGCGGGACTGGAGCGTCGACGAGGGCATCGCGAAGGTCTCGCTCGTCGGCGCGGGCATGAAGACGCACCCCGGCGTCGCGGCGCGCATGTTCCGGACGCTGGCGGATGCCGGCGTCAACATCGGCATGATCTCGACCTCGACGATCCGCATCACCGCGGTCGTCGCGGCCGACGAGGTGGAGCGCGCGGTACGCGCCTTGCACGAGGCATTCGAGTTGAGCGGCGCCGCCGGGGCGGCGGGCGCCGGCGAAGTCGAAGGGGAGTGACGATGGCCTGGGGCAAGCCGATGCCCGAGCGTCCCGTGGTGGCCGTTGCGGGCGCGACCGGCGCGGTGGGGATCGAGATGCTGAACGTGCTCGACCAGCGCGGCTTCCCCGCCGCGGAGGTGCGCGCGCTGGCCTCCTCGCGTTCGGCGGGCAGGCGGCTGCCGTTCGCCGGGGGCGAGCTGACCGTCTCCGAGTTGACGGCGGACTCGTTCGCCGGCGTCGACATCGCACTGTTCTCGGCCGGAGCCGCCATCAGCAAGCAGTTCCGCGAGGCGGTCACCTCGGCGGGCTGCGTGATGATCGACAACTCCTCGGCGTTCCGCATGGACGAGGACGTCCCGCTCGTGGTTCCCGAGGTCAACGCCGAGGACGCCCTGTGGCACTCGGGCGTCATCGCGAACCCGAACTGCTCGACCATCCAGATGGTCGTCGTTCTCGGCGTGCTCGCCGGGCTCGCGCCGATCGAGCGCGTCGTCGTGTCCACCTACCAGGCGGCGTCGGGCGCGGGACAGGCGGCCATGGACGAGCTGTACGAGCAGACCGGCGACTTCCTCGCCGGACGTGACGTCGTACCCGAGCAGTTCGCGCACCGCATCGCGTTCAACTGCATCCCGCAGATCGATGTCTTCTTGGACGACCTGTCCACCAAGGAGGAGTGGAAGATGGTCGTCGAGACGAAGAAGATCCTGCACGCGCCTGCCCTCGACGTGTTCGCGACCTGCGTGCGCGTCCCGGTGCTGCGCTGCCACTCCGAGGCGCTCGCGGTCGAGTTCGCGGCGCCGGTCTCCCTCGAGGCCGCGCGTGAGGCGCTCGGTGCCGCGGACGGCGTGTCCCTCGTCGACGAGCCGGACGAGAAGCGCTACCCGATGCCGGCGCTCCTGGAGGGCACCGACGACTGCTACGTGGGCCGGCTGCGCGTCGATCCCACCGTCCCGCACGGGCTCGG
Encoded here:
- a CDS encoding aspartate kinase codes for the protein MAVVVAKFGGTSVGSPERIAAVARRLVARRAAGDDVVAVVSAMGDVTDELVELAAQITPDPPDREMDMLLATGEQVSIALLAMAIHAQGAEAISFTGPQVGIITDTGHTKAKIREVRADCVRDELDAGRIVIVAGFQGMTADGHITTLGRGGSDTTAVAVAAGIGADVCEIFTDVDGVFTADPRIVPAARKIDTISYEEMLELAASGAGVLNLRAVEFARNHGVVVHCRSSFNEQPGTIVKEADETMEQAVISGVAHDTSEAKVTIRDVPDRPGVAADVFERMAEANVNVDMIIQNVSEQGTTDISFTVPKTDLARAKRAAELAVGDLGARDWSVDEGIAKVSLVGAGMKTHPGVAARMFRTLADAGVNIGMISTSTIRITAVVAADEVERAVRALHEAFELSGAAGAAGAGEVEGE
- a CDS encoding aspartate-semialdehyde dehydrogenase, whose product is MAWGKPMPERPVVAVAGATGAVGIEMLNVLDQRGFPAAEVRALASSRSAGRRLPFAGGELTVSELTADSFAGVDIALFSAGAAISKQFREAVTSAGCVMIDNSSAFRMDEDVPLVVPEVNAEDALWHSGVIANPNCSTIQMVVVLGVLAGLAPIERVVVSTYQAASGAGQAAMDELYEQTGDFLAGRDVVPEQFAHRIAFNCIPQIDVFLDDLSTKEEWKMVVETKKILHAPALDVFATCVRVPVLRCHSEALAVEFAAPVSLEAAREALGAADGVSLVDEPDEKRYPMPALLEGTDDCYVGRLRVDPTVPHGLGMWIVADQLRKGAALNAVQIAEALLPAVG